In Candidatus Cloacimonadaceae bacterium, the DNA window CCGGAACCCGCCACACCGGTCATAGAGACCACGACGGGCTTCTTGTTTTTGCTCTGTGCGAGCTGGAGCTCGCGGAGAATGATGTCCGATGCCTGAGCGGAGCCGCCACCGCTATCCACGCGGAGGATTATCCCTTTGTAGTCTTTGTTATTACGGGCGGCGCGAATGAGTTTGACAGTGGTATCGTGAGCGATCATCTTGCCCGCCGCGCCTTTGCCCATGACGATATTCCCGGTGGCATAAATCACAGCAATCTGTTTTTCCTTCGGTTTCGCCCAGCTATAATCGCGATAGTCCTCCAGCACGCTCTTTTTTCTGCTGAAACCGGCACTTTCCTTGATGGTTTTTTCCAGCTCGTCCTGATAGATGAGTTTGTCCACAAGACCGGCATCGTGGGCGTCCTTGGCGAGGAAATAGGGACCCTCGTCGATGATGTCTTTTACCGGCTTGCCAAAGCGCTCTCCCCTGCCGGAACTGATTTGGGCGATGACATTATCCATAATGCTTTGCAGGATGGAATCATAGACCTCGCGTTCGGCGGGGGTCATTTCCGTCTCGGAAAACATGTTTGCTGCGGTTTTATATTTATGACTGCGGAAATTGAGCACGTCAATACCCATCGAGTCCAGCAGCGATTTGAGATATGGACTGGTGATGGAAAGCCCGCGCAGATCGACCGTTCCCATCGGATTCAGATAGATGTTGTCCGCGATCGAGGCGGCAAAGATATAGCCTCCGTTGCTGATGTTGTCAAAATAGAATTCGACCTTCTTGCCAGCGCTCTTGAAATCCTTCAGGGCGCCGAGGAGTTCCTGCATCAAAGCAAAGGAAGTGGCAAAGGAAGGATTGGTGAACAGGATGCCTTCGATGGTGGGATCGTTTTTCGCTTGGGTGATTTCGGCAATCACTTGCTCAATGGATTTTTGCTTGCCTTCAAAGATCTGAAAGGGTCCGAAGCTATATTTTGCCGATTTGTAGGTGACGATCTCCCCCGGCATCCTCATGGAATACCAGTGCTTTGGGTTGAGCCCCAGGAAGGGAGCGAACGCCTGGTCCGTAAGATGGACATACCCGACGGAATAGGTATTGGCATTTTCCTGCACTCTGGTGAAACTTCCGATGGATCTCTTGCCGGTGCTGATGCTGAAATTGAGCATGGCGCCCTCATTTTCCATGTTGTAAGTCCCGCCGATGCCGATTCCGTTCAAAAGTTCGGTGTTGAAACCGAGAGTGGGTTTTTGAAACTCATAAGCTGTTTGGGAATCCTTTACATAATTGAAATCTGCGGAGAGTTCAACCCGGTGGTCTTTGACGAAGGTAGCCAACGCCAGAGGACGGATGGCAGCTCCGAAACGATATTGGGGAGCGGCTTTGTGGGGATTGTCCCAGGTCATGGCAAAGGACATGGCATTGAGCGGACGGTAGGTGACGCCACTGCGCAAGGCGCCTTCAGCATATTTATCGTTTGTCCATTTGTAGGCGGTGCCCATGTAGAGATTGGGCATCAAGTGCGCAGGAAAGACCTCAGTGCCCCAGCCTATGGTGTGATTGCTGGTGCGTTCGTTGTTTTCATAGAGATAGCTGATTCCTTCCATGTTGGCGATCAGCCAATAGTGCTTTTGCAGCTTCCGGTCGTCGATGACCTGCGCCCAACCGACTCCGCGGGCATGGGTTGTGCCCAACAGCGAAGGATTGGCAAAGGGGATGAAAATGTTGTCGATGCTCGCGATCGGAAGATCGGAAGCGCCGAGGTCGATAGGTTCGCTCGTGCTCTGCGCAAAGGCGAAACCAAACGCCAGAGACAGGCATAGTAACGTCAATATCGTGGCTTTGTTCATTATGAACCTCCTATGGGTCATAGTGTATTTATCAATCTATAAGGCAATCTTTGTTCCAACTTTGCGTGCTTTGCATATCATATTGATTTTCATGGGCTTGGCGATGGCTTGCAAGAATCCGTTTCTCCGTATTATATCCTTTTGATATGGGAAGTGATATATTGCTTCCACAAAGCTAACACACCACTTTCCGCGCCACGATCAAGATCCCCGTGCCGCTTTTGTTCATTGTCTTCATATCCAGCCGCATCATCAATTCGAAGATGGGATAAAGCAAGATCAGATATGGGATCACTGGCAATAAAAGCAATTTGGAACGCTGCAAAAGCAGTAGCGGGTGTTTGATCATCACACGCCAGGCAAGCGCACCCCAGAATCCATAGCTGTAAAGGCTTTCCACAATCTCAAATCCGGCATCGCGCAGCTTGTCCTCGAGCTTCGCTTTGTTGTATCCGGGGCGGACGTGTTCCTCGGTGAATTTTGCCGCTTCGTCGGTGTCCGAGGGGGTGGAGATGATCAGATGTCCTCCATCTTTCAAAGCCTCATGGAAGTTTTTCAGCACCGCCCGATCATCCTCGATGTGTTCAAGGATGTCGATGGCGAGTGCCATATCATATTTGTTCTTAGGAGTAAAATACTGAAGATCGGCAGGGAAATAGGAGAACCTACCCGGAAACGAAGCCGTTGCGGTAAAAGCAAAATCGCTTAAAAATCCGCATTTGAGATCAGTGGCAAAGACCCTTGCCCGCCGCCAGCGCTTCAACACGAAGTGTGAATACTGGCAAAAGCCCGCTCCGGCATCGTAGAATAAGAATTCCTCGCCGGCAGGAGCGTATTTTTGGATGCCACGTTTCACATATCGCTGACGCAGAAGAATCATGTCCAAAACAGTGTAGAAAACCTTTCTAACAGCGGGAAACAGCCGGATGATTTCCGAGACGCGGTCTTTGATCGGGTCATATTGCATAACTTGTCATACTCCTTTGTCCATCATATCATAACAGACATGCAAAAAAAGTCATTGACGATTTTATGGATATCAGAATTACGTCAATAGAAAATTATTATGATAGAAAAAGATATAAACTCGATCAAGCGTATAAACCTGCATCTGCATACTACTGTGTCGGATGGGAGCTTCAGCCCGGCGGAACTGATCACCCGTTCCAGGCAGATTGGGCTTGACCTGATCTCGATCACGGATCACGATACCGCCGACGCCTATGGCATGCTGCCAGCGGACATCACACCGTTGCGCATCATTCCCGGTATGGAAATCAGTTCCCAACACGAAGGAAACGACGTGCATATCCTCGGTTTGGGCTTTGATCTGCGCAACCAACGCCTCTTCACGATGACTGAGATGTATCTTGCCGGCAGGCGAGACCGCGCGATAAAAATGATTGCCAAACTCAAGCAGCTCGGCATGCATATCACTCTCGAGGACGTGGTCAAAGTAGCGGGAAGTAGAGAACTCATCGTGCGTCCCCACATCGCGCAAATCCTTGTGGCAAAAGGGTATTGCAGCACCAAGAATGAAGCTTTTGACAAGTATATCGGCAATTTCAAACCCGCCTTTGTGCCAAAGCCGGAGCTCAGCGTTCCGGAAGCGCTCAGCATCATCCACGACGCGGGTGGTTTTGGCATTATCGCTCAC includes these proteins:
- the sppA gene encoding signal peptide peptidase SppA, which translates into the protein MNKATILTLLCLSLAFGFAFAQSTSEPIDLGASDLPIASIDNIFIPFANPSLLGTTHARGVGWAQVIDDRKLQKHYWLIANMEGISYLYENNERTSNHTIGWGTEVFPAHLMPNLYMGTAYKWTNDKYAEGALRSGVTYRPLNAMSFAMTWDNPHKAAPQYRFGAAIRPLALATFVKDHRVELSADFNYVKDSQTAYEFQKPTLGFNTELLNGIGIGGTYNMENEGAMLNFSISTGKRSIGSFTRVQENANTYSVGYVHLTDQAFAPFLGLNPKHWYSMRMPGEIVTYKSAKYSFGPFQIFEGKQKSIEQVIAEITQAKNDPTIEGILFTNPSFATSFALMQELLGALKDFKSAGKKVEFYFDNISNGGYIFAASIADNIYLNPMGTVDLRGLSITSPYLKSLLDSMGIDVLNFRSHKYKTAANMFSETEMTPAEREVYDSILQSIMDNVIAQISSGRGERFGKPVKDIIDEGPYFLAKDAHDAGLVDKLIYQDELEKTIKESAGFSRKKSVLEDYRDYSWAKPKEKQIAVIYATGNIVMGKGAAGKMIAHDTTVKLIRAARNNKDYKGIILRVDSGGGSAQASDIILRELQLAQSKNKKPVVVSMTGVAGSGGYYIACGADRIIAQPTTITGSIGVVGLAFNLERLMEKIRVNWSTVKKGENADFGSLYRAWSEEEKALMEYYIEEVYEDFVRKVDAGRKNLSLEEVHQFAQGRVWTGEQAKAIGLIDDLGGLDKAIEHMRELTGIKGKIKLVDATTSCKKGVVISMKSNPLAVFPGFDLVNDVSSEYIELYELWKNFRDENAMMLSPLNNASVKF
- a CDS encoding class I SAM-dependent methyltransferase, with the translated sequence MQYDPIKDRVSEIIRLFPAVRKVFYTVLDMILLRQRYVKRGIQKYAPAGEEFLFYDAGAGFCQYSHFVLKRWRRARVFATDLKCGFLSDFAFTATASFPGRFSYFPADLQYFTPKNKYDMALAIDILEHIEDDRAVLKNFHEALKDGGHLIISTPSDTDEAAKFTEEHVRPGYNKAKLEDKLRDAGFEIVESLYSYGFWGALAWRVMIKHPLLLLQRSKLLLLPVIPYLILLYPIFELMMRLDMKTMNKSGTGILIVARKVVC
- a CDS encoding PHP domain-containing protein — encoded protein: MIEKDINSIKRINLHLHTTVSDGSFSPAELITRSRQIGLDLISITDHDTADAYGMLPADITPLRIIPGMEISSQHEGNDVHILGLGFDLRNQRLFTMTEMYLAGRRDRAIKMIAKLKQLGMHITLEDVVKVAGSRELIVRPHIAQILVAKGYCSTKNEAFDKYIGNFKPAFVPKPELSVPEALSIIHDAGGFGIIAHPGKLVKRGYLDEFIAMGIDGLEVWHPDHYQYEIQEFIAIAQKNGLYMTGGSDFHGVQDRHNLFDVIPAEETILQSVRKLWKEYLCRQM